One region of Aeromicrobium sp. Sec7.5 genomic DNA includes:
- a CDS encoding pirin family protein: protein MSGRLQLDDSGAETLEAREVPLGGIRGITVHRTLPHRSRPTIGAWCFADHFGPTDARMNVLPHPHTGLQTVTWPMAGRIRHRDNLGSDVMLQPGELNLMTSGDAVSHSEISDADDPTPMSGVQLWVALPDSRRLGPADFEHVPDLPRVQGRGWDGVLVVGDFAGESSRATVYTPLVGVQISLHDPDVVLDLDPSFEYGVLALDGPVEVDGTTVGHRALRYLDGGSRVHLDGPGRTVLLLGGEPFAEKLVMWWNFIARDHDEIVQARDDWMERPVGGRFGRVEGHGEELVPAPELPNVRLRPRVRLKY from the coding sequence ATGAGCGGGCGCCTCCAGCTGGACGACTCCGGTGCCGAGACCCTCGAGGCCCGCGAGGTGCCGCTCGGCGGCATCCGGGGCATCACGGTGCACCGCACGCTCCCGCACCGTTCCCGACCCACGATCGGCGCCTGGTGCTTCGCCGACCACTTCGGACCCACCGACGCGCGCATGAACGTGCTGCCGCACCCGCACACGGGCCTGCAGACCGTCACGTGGCCCATGGCGGGGCGGATCCGGCACCGCGACAACCTCGGCTCCGACGTCATGCTGCAGCCCGGTGAGCTCAACCTCATGACCTCGGGCGACGCGGTCTCGCACTCCGAGATCAGCGACGCCGACGACCCCACGCCGATGTCCGGGGTGCAGCTGTGGGTCGCGCTGCCCGACTCGCGGCGCCTCGGACCGGCCGACTTCGAGCATGTCCCCGACCTGCCGCGGGTCCAGGGGCGCGGCTGGGACGGTGTGCTGGTGGTGGGCGACTTCGCCGGTGAGTCCTCGCGCGCCACGGTGTACACGCCGCTCGTGGGCGTGCAGATCTCCCTGCACGACCCCGACGTGGTGCTCGACCTCGACCCCTCGTTCGAGTACGGCGTCCTGGCCCTCGACGGCCCGGTCGAGGTCGACGGCACCACGGTCGGCCACCGCGCTCTTCGCTACCTCGACGGCGGCAGTCGCGTGCACCTCGACGGCCCGGGCCGCACGGTGCTGCTGCTCGGCGGTGAACCGTTCGCGGAGAAGCTCGTGATGTGGTGGAACTTCATCGCGCGCGACCACGACGAGATCGTGCAGGCCCGCGACGACTGGATGGAGCGCCCCGTGGGTGGCCGCTTCGGTCGGGTCGAGGGCCACGGCGAGGAGCTCGTCCCGGCCCCCGAGCTCCCCAACGTCCGCCTCCGCCCCCGGGTGCGCCTCAAGTACTAG
- a CDS encoding SDR family NAD(P)-dependent oxidoreductase: MSWINGKVAVVTGAGSGIGRALALELTRRGATVAISDVDVAGLEATAEQVRQMGGTVRSDVIDVSQREIVERYADEVAADLGRVNLVINNAGIAYFGNVTEMPYKHLERVMDVDFWGVVNGTKAFLPHLEASGDGHVVNISSVFGLFGVPSQSAYNAAKFAVRGFTESLAMEMKMANKPVSVTCVHPGGIKTNIVRNATSVDERADEKSAMSAQFDKVLARTTPAKAANVILDGVEKKKVRVLIGADAKVIDAFVRIAGPRYQGVVRWASGKSGL, from the coding sequence ATGAGCTGGATCAACGGCAAGGTCGCGGTCGTGACGGGCGCGGGATCGGGCATCGGCCGAGCCCTGGCGCTGGAGCTGACCCGGCGCGGCGCGACCGTGGCGATCAGCGACGTCGACGTCGCCGGTCTGGAGGCCACGGCCGAGCAGGTCCGCCAGATGGGCGGAACGGTCCGGTCGGACGTGATCGACGTGTCGCAGCGCGAGATCGTCGAGCGCTACGCCGACGAGGTCGCCGCCGATCTCGGCCGCGTCAACCTGGTGATCAACAACGCGGGCATCGCCTACTTCGGCAACGTCACAGAGATGCCCTACAAGCACCTCGAGCGCGTCATGGACGTCGACTTCTGGGGCGTCGTGAACGGCACCAAGGCGTTCCTGCCGCACCTGGAGGCCTCGGGCGACGGCCACGTCGTCAACATCTCGAGCGTCTTCGGCCTCTTCGGGGTGCCGTCCCAGAGTGCCTACAACGCAGCGAAGTTCGCGGTCCGCGGCTTCACCGAGTCCCTGGCCATGGAGATGAAGATGGCCAACAAGCCCGTCTCCGTCACCTGCGTGCACCCGGGCGGCATCAAGACCAACATCGTCCGCAACGCCACATCGGTCGACGAGCGCGCCGACGAGAAGAGCGCGATGAGCGCCCAGTTCGACAAGGTCCTCGCCCGCACCACACCGGCCAAGGCGGCCAACGTCATCCTCGACGGGGTCGAGAAGAAGAAGGTGCGCGTGCTGATCGGCGCCGACGCCAAGGTCATCGACGCCTTCGTCCGCATCGCCGGCCCCCGCTACCAAGGGGTCGTGCGCTGGGCGTCGGGCAAGTCCGGACTCTGA
- a CDS encoding cytochrome P450: MQNDWGGQSFAHPPGRLPIVGDGRSVDPSRPLKSMVGHAEKLGEPIFEIQVFDQKFVFVASAELAAEMCDEQRFVKVLPPAVEALREFAGDGLFTAHSHEHNWRLAHDLLRPAFTRTAMQSYHPVMVETLDELFDYWERLDGPVDVSRDMTKLTLETLARAALSRDFASFDGVDPHPFVAAMITALKSGQRIATLRTAPGGRLAVRRIRRKAKSSQDYVDELLDDIIATRRAQPPSEHDLLGIMLSARHPETGEQLDDTNIRHQILTFLVAGHETTSGALSFALYYLSRDPEVLAKAHAEVDAVLGSDRDTVPTFEQVPQFRYLRRVLDEALRLWPTAPAFGRGPRETTTLSTGHVMRPEDWAIVLLPAVHRDPSVWGDDPERFDPDRFLPQNSRGRLPHSYKPWGTGERSCIGRQFAQQEAILVLARLLHRYEITGDPDYELDIAERLTIVPKGFELRLTPRTPNADSEDQPADDSGSDDGSDSGDAPSDVCPVSSTDQNGLNATSQRCPPGSVK; encoded by the coding sequence GTGCAGAACGACTGGGGCGGGCAGTCCTTCGCACATCCTCCGGGTCGTCTCCCGATCGTGGGCGACGGCCGCTCGGTCGATCCCTCCCGCCCCCTGAAGAGCATGGTCGGTCACGCTGAGAAGCTCGGTGAGCCGATCTTCGAGATCCAGGTGTTCGACCAGAAGTTCGTGTTCGTCGCCAGCGCCGAGCTCGCGGCCGAGATGTGCGACGAGCAGCGCTTCGTCAAGGTCCTCCCGCCTGCGGTCGAGGCCCTGCGTGAGTTCGCGGGTGACGGCCTCTTCACGGCGCACTCCCACGAGCACAACTGGCGCCTGGCGCACGACCTGCTGCGTCCGGCCTTCACCCGCACCGCGATGCAGTCCTACCACCCGGTCATGGTCGAGACGCTCGACGAGCTCTTCGACTACTGGGAGCGGCTCGACGGCCCGGTCGACGTCTCGCGCGACATGACCAAGCTGACGCTCGAGACCTTGGCGCGGGCCGCGCTGAGCCGCGACTTCGCCTCGTTCGACGGGGTCGACCCGCACCCGTTCGTGGCCGCCATGATCACGGCCCTCAAGAGCGGACAGCGCATCGCTACGCTGCGCACGGCCCCCGGCGGGCGCCTGGCCGTCCGGCGCATCCGCAGGAAGGCCAAGTCGTCCCAGGACTACGTCGACGAGCTCCTCGACGACATCATCGCGACCCGCCGGGCCCAGCCGCCGTCGGAGCACGACCTGCTCGGCATCATGCTCAGTGCGCGCCATCCCGAGACGGGCGAGCAGCTCGACGACACGAACATCCGCCACCAGATCCTGACGTTCCTCGTGGCGGGCCACGAGACGACCTCGGGAGCCCTGTCGTTCGCGCTGTACTACCTCTCGCGCGACCCGGAGGTCCTCGCGAAGGCCCACGCCGAGGTCGACGCGGTGCTCGGGTCGGACCGGGACACGGTGCCCACGTTCGAGCAGGTGCCGCAGTTCCGCTACCTGCGTCGCGTGCTCGACGAGGCGTTGCGACTGTGGCCCACGGCGCCCGCCTTCGGGCGTGGTCCCCGCGAGACCACGACGCTCTCGACGGGGCACGTCATGCGGCCCGAGGACTGGGCCATCGTCCTGCTCCCCGCGGTGCACCGCGACCCGTCCGTCTGGGGCGACGACCCCGAGCGGTTCGATCCCGACCGCTTCCTGCCCCAGAACTCCCGGGGCCGACTGCCGCACAGCTACAAGCCGTGGGGCACGGGGGAGCGCTCGTGCATCGGGCGGCAGTTCGCCCAGCAGGAGGCGATCCTCGTGCTGGCCCGGCTCCTGCACCGGTACGAGATCACGGGCGATCCCGACTACGAGCTCGACATCGCCGAGCGGCTCACGATCGTGCCGAAGGGGTTCGAGCTGCGACTGACCCCGCGGACGCCGAACGCCGACTCCGAGGATCAGCCCGCTGACGACTCCGGTTCCGACGATGGATCCGACTCCGGGGATGCGCCGAGCGACGTGTGCCCGGTCTCGTCGACGGACCAGAACGGGTTGAACGCCACCTCCCAGAGGTGCCCGCCGGGATCGGTGAAGTAG
- a CDS encoding Hsp20/alpha crystallin family protein, with the protein MSTITRFRGRDPFFAEFDSLVRSTFGGPTVPTGEPLAFTPTAETVREGDDVVVRLDLPGVDVAEDVSVEVANQRLVIAGERKDDRAEDSTRRSVREVRYGSFRRSFGLPGHVGADAVSAHYDKGVLHVRVAGVYAGTEPTRITISDGPAVAEVEQA; encoded by the coding sequence ATGAGCACCATCACCCGCTTCCGCGGCCGCGACCCGTTCTTCGCCGAGTTCGACTCCCTCGTGCGTTCCACGTTCGGCGGCCCGACCGTCCCGACCGGCGAGCCGCTGGCGTTCACCCCGACCGCCGAGACCGTCCGCGAGGGTGACGACGTCGTGGTCCGCCTGGACCTGCCCGGCGTCGACGTCGCCGAGGACGTCTCGGTCGAGGTCGCGAACCAGCGCCTCGTCATTGCCGGCGAGCGCAAGGACGACCGCGCCGAGGACTCCACGCGGCGCTCGGTCCGCGAGGTCCGGTACGGCAGCTTCCGCCGTTCGTTCGGTCTCCCGGGCCACGTGGGCGCCGACGCGGTCAGCGCCCACTACGACAAGGGCGTCCTGCACGTCCGCGTCGCCGGGGTGTACGCGGGCACCGAGCCCACGCGGATCACGATCAGCGACGGCCCGGCCGTCGCCGAGGTCGAGCAGGCCTGA
- the msrA gene encoding peptide-methionine (S)-S-oxide reductase MsrA, with protein sequence MIFGTRKSEMPARENALPGRPSRTHLVGDRHLVTGNPLETDGPDGFEVTVVGLGCFWGEEQTFWQLPGVWSTTVGYAGGYTPNPTYEETCTGRTGHAEVVRIVFDPSVLSYDDLLATFWENHDPTQGMRQGNDRGSQYRSILLTTTPEQQAKAEASRDHYQQKMTASGYGTITTEIKPLDEYYYAEAYHQQYLVRNPHGYCPLHATGVSYA encoded by the coding sequence ATGATCTTCGGAACCCGCAAGAGCGAGATGCCCGCCCGCGAGAACGCCCTGCCCGGCCGCCCGTCGCGCACGCACCTGGTCGGCGACCGCCACCTCGTCACCGGCAACCCCCTCGAGACCGACGGCCCCGACGGCTTCGAGGTCACCGTGGTCGGGCTCGGCTGCTTCTGGGGCGAGGAGCAGACGTTCTGGCAGCTGCCGGGCGTGTGGTCGACCACGGTCGGCTACGCCGGCGGCTACACGCCGAACCCGACGTACGAGGAGACGTGCACCGGGCGTACCGGCCACGCCGAGGTCGTGCGCATCGTGTTCGACCCGAGCGTCCTGTCCTACGACGACCTGCTCGCGACGTTCTGGGAGAACCACGACCCGACCCAGGGCATGCGCCAGGGCAACGACCGCGGCTCGCAGTACCGCTCGATCCTGCTCACCACGACCCCGGAGCAGCAGGCCAAGGCCGAGGCGTCGCGCGACCACTACCAGCAGAAGATGACCGCCAGCGGCTACGGCACGATCACGACCGAGATCAAGCCGCTCGACGAGTACTACTACGCCGAGGCCTACCACCAGCAGTACCTCGTGCGGAACCCGCACGGCTACTGCCCGCTGCACGCCACGGGCGTCAGCTACGCCTGA
- a CDS encoding AI-2E family transporter, whose product MSARYQVPIGMEIATAWAWRLVVIAGAGFGLLWLLQYFSEITVPITIGLLGTALTIGVVDTLERRGVPRLLATLVVAILMLVTLAGLVILVGQQLSTQVDELRSSIVAGIGEMRDWARNGPLGLSDDDLNRYVTEVQDTIAGTGREAVIDQATAVGISLAHFVTGFFIALFAAVFFLYEGDRIWAWVVTLFPRDARARVNSSGHRAWESLTSFVRATVLVALVDALGIALGAWLLGVPLTFAIGVIVFLGAFVPIIGAFASGMVAVLVALVAQGPWTALFMLLVVIGVQQLESHVLQPFLMGRLVAVHPLAIIAAIAAGITVSGVVGALVAVPLVACLNGVVKHLAEEAGNPLQPDGLPEDLPPDAQPSDAGSSDAGSPTEQA is encoded by the coding sequence ATGAGTGCCCGCTACCAGGTCCCGATCGGGATGGAGATCGCCACGGCGTGGGCCTGGCGGCTCGTCGTCATCGCCGGCGCGGGCTTCGGACTCCTCTGGCTCCTGCAGTACTTCTCCGAGATCACGGTGCCGATCACGATCGGCCTGCTCGGCACGGCACTCACGATCGGCGTGGTCGACACGCTCGAGCGGCGTGGAGTGCCGCGCCTGCTCGCGACCCTGGTGGTCGCGATCCTGATGCTGGTGACCCTGGCCGGCCTGGTGATCCTGGTGGGCCAGCAGCTCTCGACCCAGGTCGACGAGCTGCGCTCGAGCATCGTGGCCGGGATCGGCGAGATGCGTGACTGGGCCCGCAATGGGCCGCTGGGCCTGAGCGACGACGACCTCAACCGCTACGTCACCGAGGTGCAGGACACGATCGCCGGCACCGGGCGGGAGGCCGTGATCGACCAGGCCACGGCCGTGGGCATCTCGCTGGCCCACTTCGTGACCGGCTTCTTCATCGCGCTCTTCGCCGCGGTGTTCTTCCTCTACGAGGGCGACCGCATCTGGGCCTGGGTCGTCACCCTGTTCCCGCGCGACGCCCGGGCCCGCGTCAACTCCTCGGGTCATCGAGCGTGGGAGTCGCTGACGAGCTTCGTGCGGGCCACGGTGCTCGTGGCGCTCGTCGACGCCCTCGGCATCGCGCTGGGCGCCTGGCTGCTCGGCGTGCCGCTCACCTTCGCGATCGGGGTCATCGTGTTCCTGGGCGCCTTCGTGCCCATCATCGGCGCGTTCGCCTCCGGCATGGTGGCCGTGCTCGTCGCACTCGTGGCCCAGGGCCCGTGGACGGCGCTGTTCATGTTGCTCGTCGTGATCGGCGTCCAGCAGCTCGAGTCGCACGTGCTGCAGCCGTTCCTGATGGGCCGTCTCGTCGCGGTGCACCCGCTCGCCATCATCGCCGCGATCGCGGCCGGCATCACGGTCTCGGGCGTCGTCGGTGCCCTCGTGGCGGTGCCGCTCGTCGCGTGTCTCAACGGGGTCGTGAAGCACCTAG